The sequence below is a genomic window from Pseudorca crassidens isolate mPseCra1 chromosome 7, mPseCra1.hap1, whole genome shotgun sequence.
AGAAAGAGGTGCTTTTCTGGGCCGGCTGCCCTGGGCGCCCCACGTGAAGGTGATACTGCAGAGCTGCTTCCCGCCGGGAGGGCGGGGCCTCATGACGGGGCTCTGGGACTCCATCGTGGGGCGGGGCTTGGCCGTGCCTGTCGTCCTCCACCTGCCCGGCACTGGGGGCTTCAGGTCCTTCTGCGTCCAGCACTGCCCGCCTCTCTCTGCGCATGCGTCCTTCCTACAGTCAGTCGCCTTCCGTCCAGGAGGAACAGCCAATGGCCCAGACTGCGGTTGGTATTCACTCTCCCTCCTCAAGGTCCGGCTGGAAGTCGGTGTCTGGTGGCTGTGTGGGGAGCTGGCCAGCAGCTCTGCGCTCCCCCCGCTCCGGCGGCAAGGGCAGGATCCCAGGCCTGGCTCACCGCCTTCAGCTCTAACTGTATAGACATCTCTATACATACGTGCACCATATCGGCTTAAATTCTCGCTCGTGTGTTCAGGACGGCTCTCTTAGGGTAGGCTGGGGGCTAGGGTCCGAGACAGAGCAGGGAGGAGAAACGCGGGTCTCAGATGCTGACGTCCGTCTGTGCGTCGTCTGACGGGGAGACGTGATGGGCCACCCTGCTCTGctgggtgtgtgaggagagcCTGGCCTCTCACGCTGAGGGCcttcagggagaggagagagccgCCTCGTCCCAGGGGCTAAGGACCGCCCCCGCCCCTGCTGTGTCCAGCAGCTCAGAAAGCTGCAGTTTAGAAGACGCGGAAACCGATCCGTCTCTCGGGACGCCTGGCACTGGCCCGCGCCCGGCTGAGCTCTCAGCCCCGCGAGCATCCGACCTGCGATGCTGCGAAGGCACTGGAGGACCAACACTGTCTCCCGGTGCTGCCCTGGGTTTGCTGGCAGAGAGCGGGGCTTTCAGCGAGGCTCCTGCCGCCAGAGCGCCCCGGGCTGCCCGCTCAGTGTGGGCTGACCACCCCAGGCCACGGCACGGCCCACTCTGCTTTCCACTGGATTCCATGCCCGGGCAGGGGCAAGAAGGGCCTCTCCCCTGTGCCTCCACGATGCTGCCTGGTCCCTCCAGGCTTCTGGGTCTTGGCTGTATGTCCTGTGACCCTCTCACAGGCCAGCCTTCCTGTCTGCTGGCCAAGACCCCACGCCTCAGGCCCCTTCCTCCCCGAAGCCACCTGCCCTTCCTGTCTCCAATTCTCATGGCCCCAGCCAGGTCCTTGTACGTCACAGAGATTAGCCAGTGGTTTTCATGTATTAGCATAATCTAACAAGCACCGTTTTTTCTCCGGCATCGGGGCACAGTGACAGGGATGTACATGCCAAGCTCATGCCCTCAGGGTACTCATGGTCCAGGGAGGGCTGCAGACCAGGCCCCAGGTGCCTCTGACACAGGAGTCCAGTGCTGGTGTGGAGGGCCTGACAGCCAGTAGGAAAGATGGACACTGAACCGGGCCAAGGTGGGTGAGGGCACCTAACCttggcaggcttcctggaggcagAGGCACATGAGCTGAACCCTGGAGGCTGAGTAGGGACCAACCAGGTAAAGTAGAGTGGGCGGGTTATCTAGGTCCCTGAAAGGAATGAGGCGTGGTTCACAGTGTTCCAGGGAACCCCCCAGAGAGCCCAGTGCAtgctggcctggggcctggggcccggGCGTGCAGCAGGTTTCCAGGTGGGGCTCTTGGCGTGGCCCACGCTCCAGAGGAGACAGCGAGTGGCTGAAGCTCTGGAAGCCCCGGCCGTGTGGACGAGGGGCTCTGCGCAGCCTGTGTGCCCTCCCTGCTGAGCGCCCCTTCTTGTGCCCCTGCAGCTCTCCTACGTGGACACGGAAGGCAACCCCGTGGGCGTGGTCCAGATGACCTTCCTACGGCTGCTCAGCGCCTCCGCCCACCAGAACATCACCTACAACTGCTACCAGTCGGTCGCCTGGCAGGACGCCGCCACGGGCAGCTACGACAAGGCCATGCGCTTCCTGGGCTCCAACGATGAGGAGATGTCCTACGATAACAGCCCCTACATTCGCGCCCTGGTGGACGGCTGCGCTGTGAGTGTCGCCCGCAGCCCTGCCTGGGGGGCGGGATGGGCGACGGCGTCCGTCGGTGCCTCACGCAGTTCATTCGCTCACCACGAACTTCCCGGGCACCTACCGTGTGCCGGGCCCTGTGCGCAGCGAGGGCCCAGGCACGGTGCCGCTGACCGTGGCTGGCGGACGTGGAATCCCCAGGCCAGCGGTGGGGACCTTCCCGCGGAGCTGGGGTCGGGAAGGCCACGCTGAGACCTGAAGGCAAAGGCCGACCGGGGTCCCTGATCCCGTGCCTGCTGTGACGTGGAGCGTTCTTGGTCCGATGCGGAAGTTGAGACGCCTCCACTTTTGGGGAATGTCCGGAGCTGAGTCTGAGTTTGCTCCTGGGAGTGTGGCCGTGCTGGGAGGTGTCCTGCAGACTCAGAGGGCGTTGACAGTGTCAGCCCTTGTGACACCCCCGGCCCTCACTGGGTCACCTCCCTGGACCCTGTGCCGCCCTCTGGGAAGGACGTTCTGCTCAGGCCCGAGAAGCCAGTCAGGCCTGGGGTTGCTTCGCTCTTTGGCCCCCGGCCCCTGCGCTTGCCAGGGTCAGCCCCTCGACTGTGCCTCCCAGGGCTGCGTCTGCCCTGGGCAGCCCGGGTCCGAGCTGCATCCTCCTGTCCTGGGCCGTGCACGGGGCCCAGTCCTGGTGAAACCTTCGGTCGTGTCCCTCCTGTGGCCTTTCCAGGACTGGAGATGGGGGTGTCAGCAGGAAGCACCGCCTCTGCGGGTCTTAGTGTCACATCTGACATCAGACCCCCGGCCTCTCACCACCTGCTCCCCAGAGACCCTGCCCGAGGCCCCCCACCCAGCCTGGCTCCCTTGGGGGACACTTAGTGTCCAGGGCCAGTTTCGCGGTGCCGGCGCCTGTGGACACCCTCCTCTGGAAGGCACTGTGCCTCTGGTCTCGAGGTCGGGAAAGCTCTTCGCTAATTCCCAGGCCCCAGTTCCGGTCAGGGCCCTTCCCGTGGATTTCCACATTGAGGGAACCACGTGCAGTCCCTTCTGGTTCTTCCTGGTTCCAGAAGGTTTCACCACTTGGCTCCAACACCCTTGTTGTACAGAGTGGCCAGGACACGTATCAGAGCTGGTCACAGGTGTCCCGGGCACTGAGCTGCCTCTGCGTGCTGGTGAGCAGCCAGTGCTCCTGCCTGTGCGTCCATCTTCCCCGCTGGGCGTTCCTGTCCTGTGCTTTCGGGGCGTGTGTGTGGGATCTGAGGGTTCTCCCTAACGCCTGCTGAGGTGGTCTGGCTACTTGGCCAAGACAGAGTGTCTGGATGGCCCTGCAAGGCAGGAA
It includes:
- the LOC137227289 gene encoding uncharacterized protein, whose translation is MRKLRRLHFWGMSGAESEFAPGSVAVLGGVLQTQRALTVSALVTPPALTGSPPWTLCRPLGRTFCSGPRSQSGLGLLRSLAPGPCACQGQPLDCASQGCVCPGQPGSELHPPVLGRARGPVLVKPSVVSLLWPFQDWRWGCQQEAPPLRVLVSHLTSDPRPLTTCSPETLPEAPHPAWLPWGTLSVQGQFRGAGACGHPPLEGTVPLVSRSGKLFANSQAPVPVRALPVDFHIEGTTCSPFWFFLVPEGFTTWLQHPCCTEWPGHVSELVTGVPGTELPLRAGEQPVLLPVRPSSPLGVPVLCFRGVCVGSEGSP